DNA from Mustela nigripes isolate SB6536 chromosome 14, MUSNIG.SB6536, whole genome shotgun sequence:
ATCTTTGCGTCTCTACCCAAAGGTGGCATTTACACCGAGACCCGCCTGGCTCTCTTACCCGCCTATTCCTGGCTCCACGAAAGAAAACTGGGACCCCAGCCCTGGATACTTGGCCTTCTAGGCTGGGCTGGAAATACCTGGCAGCAAAGTTCTTTCTACCTGCCCCTGCTCTGGCCAGTGTCTGCGGTCTCACagggaggcttaacccactccaGAACAAGTTTGCTCTTGTTTTCATGggaattcactttctttttttttttttttttttttttttaagattttatttgtttatttgacagacagagactacaagtagacagagaggcaggcagagagagagagaggaggaagcaggttccctgctgagcagagagcccgatgcgggactcgatcccaggaccctgagatcacgacctgagccgaaggcagaggcccaacccactgagccacccaggcgcccgggaatTCACTTTCTATTGTCAGTTGATAGAGTCCAGAAGGGAATAAATGGGACCAATGACAAAGTTTTTTGAGGGAAACTGCGAAGGGCTTTAagttgaaaagaattaaaatagaaaacgcTCAAGGCCTTGACTTTCTCAGCTCTTTGTCAGGCCAGACGGGGAAGTCACTGCATCCGCGGCCAGGACCCCGGCCAGGACCGCGGCCGGCGGGGGGAGCACCCCCAGGGCGCACCGCCCTTCTCTCCCCCAGGCGGGCCTTTCAGGGTGGGCAGAGCTGCTCTGCCTCGTGACCgctcaggctctgctctccccCAAGTGCGAGGGGTTTGGAAGGAGCTGCTGGTGGGGGCGTTGGGTCTCTCCTACGAGCGGGTGAACGCCGCAGGGGCGCTAGCCCCCTCCCCGAGCCACGCTCCTCAAGTGCCTGAACCAGGTGCCCGGGACCTGGGTCCCCCACAGCCAGCCCCGGGGACGAGGATCGCCGCGCCCGTCGGTCTGCAGGCGCCCGGCCGGGCAGCGGGAGGCGGCGACCAGGCGGGGCGCGGGGCTGGGTCGCCTCCCCCGCAGCAGTGAAGCGGAGCGCGAGTGCCCGACCCCCGGGGAGGGGGGCGCGGCTAGGTCGGGCGGGAGCTGGAGGCGGGGCGCTGCCGCGAGGCTCGGGGGCGGGGAGGAATCCGCGCGGCTCGAGTGCGGCGGGCTGGGCGGCAGGTGGGGGCGGacgggcggggcggcggggggcgggcggcCCGGTTCGGGGCGGGGCGGGCTCTGGGTTCTGCGCTCCGTCCGCCCTCGCGCCCGCGCCGCGCGCCCTCCCGCTCCCGCCCAGCCTGTGCTGCTACCGCGGCCGCCGGAGAAGCAACTTCTCGAGCGCCGGCGACCGGCGGGACCTCGGCGCGGTCCCCGGTCCAGCGCCGAGCGCCGAGGCCATGGACACGCTGATCGGGCTGCTGCCCCCGCTCCTGCTGCTCTGCGCGCAGCAGCCCCGCGGCGCCAGGTAAGCAACCCGGGGTCCGCGCTGCTGCCAGGGTCGCCCTCGGTGGGGAGAACCCTCGGGCCTTCATCCCCATCCCCCGCGCCTGTCTACCTCCGCCCCCGGCTTCATCGCCCCCGTCGACTCCTCATCCCTCCGTGTCCACCCCCATCTCCCCGCGAGGACTTTCCTCCCCCGACCCCGACTCCCCCGCGGGCTCTTCTCTCGGGACTCACCGCGCCGCTGCCCTTGGGGCGCGGGCCGCGGCCACTCCAGCTGCGGGCGCCCCCGGGTGCTGTCCGCCGTCCCGGTGCTGAACCGGCGCCGCTCGGCCGGCCGAGGGCGGGGGAGACGCTCCCAATCCTCCGGGGTGCCCGGGCTCGCCGGGGTCCTCCGCCCCAGAGGCGCTTGGCCGGCCTCTGGCTGGCTGGTGCCCTTCCAGGCGCCGGCTGAGCGCTCGGCTCCGCACGAgctgcaggcaggcaggaaggagcgATCCTGAGGACACGGGGGAGGAGGCTGCTCCCTTTCCCATGGGAGCAGAGCTACACAGACGAGCTTCCGCTGCAGCTAGCAGGGCTGGGGTGGACGAGATGAGGGCTGTGGGTGGTCGTCAGAAAGTTCCGGCTCAGGACACCGGAGTCTCCTTTCCGGGGCCCTTTCAAATGGAATCCGCTGAATTCCAGAGTATGCAGGTGGGAAGGAGCCCACTgcctggttgggggtgggggagcacgtAGGGATGGGAGGGGGGGGGACATGCAGGACAACTCAGGATTTCTAACtgtcgggggaggggaggatggaaAAGGTTAAGAAGGGTCCCCCTGGGCTGTGGCTTCCTCCCTTTGGCCTCAGGGACCAGTAGGGTCCCTTGGTTTGTCTCTTCTCTGGGGACTTGAAATGGGCTCCAGGTGGCCTGGCAGCCCATGCATTTATGCCGGTCACCTTCCACGCGAGTTGTGAGGGGACTTTTTGAGGATTATCTTGGTGCAAGCGCTGCAGAAAACCAGAACAAGGACAGCCCCCACTCGTCCCCTAGCATTCCAGACTTCTGGACCCTTAGAAACTGGAAAAGGTTGAACATCAGCCTGTGTTTGGGTTATAGACACTCAGGCAGCACATATCAGGGACACAGGGGGAGATGTGTGGGGTCgggggcagagccaggaagcTCTGGGTCTGGCCACACAGTGTGGCCATCGTGCCCCAGACCACAGGCAGCGTtgatgcaacccgtgccctcggGAGGGCTTTGTTCTTTTATGGAGACCCATggtccttttccctcttcccacttcAAGGTAACGGGAAGGGCAAAGCACTGAGGTGTAGCCATGGACGTATGTCCTAAAAGCCTGGGACCAGCTATGGGCCCAGGACAGCCATGCAGCTGTGATTCCCAAATGTCCCAGCTTCTTCGGATCCCAAAGTCTTAGCCCAAGTTTGACACCAAAGCTCATTGGGTGGCAAAGACTATTCGCTTTTCCATGAGGCTCATTTATCCTACTTTTGGGGCCTGCTTGTACTTTCCTGCTGGGAAATTCTCCagaccctcccccacaccccaagtCCGGAAGTGCATTATATCGCctttctaaaaacagaaacattctGAACTTTGACCCACATCTGGCTTAGGGTTTGGGTAAGGGatgtgtctgtctgcctgtctgcctgtctgcctgtctgcgCAGTGAGGCCCCGCCGCGGGGAGAGCCTCTGGGCTTTATGGGCCTTGGGTGGCGACCTTCAGACAGTGTCCTGCTGTCAGTCCAGAgcctcctctcccagcctctgtgTCCCTCCATCCGGAGGCCAGGAGGACAGCACCTCCCTTCCCTCGGGCTTGTCCTCACACCCGGCGCGGAGCGGTGTGGGATGATGGACAGGTGCTTGCTCTGGCTGCGGGACTCAGGGCAGATCCTGGGCTTCCTggtgggagcagaaggaaagTGCCTTGCGGCGCTGGTGGCTTGGGACCAAGTTGTGCCTTCCCTGAGCCCCCACTGGTGCAGTGGGTGCCCGAGCTTGCTGGCTGCACACCCTGCGGCCGGCCCCGCTCTGGGCCCCTGGCGCCTCCGCGTCCCTGGAGGAGCTCTGCTGGTAGCTCCTGTGCCGGCTCATGGCGCGACTGGTGTGGGCTTCCTCCTCGCCTTGGTAACTGAGGTGTCAGAGCAGCTGGTGCTTCCGTGACAGCAAAGCTGTTGGGGACCGTGGGCTTGTGTGTGCACGGTGAAGAGGACCCCGCTGCCTCGCTCAGCTACACCCACCTTTCCTTGTCCACAGGGGCACAGACAAGTGACAGGGGTCAGTTGAGGGAGAGAGGCCTGATGGTGCCTGACAGCTAGGTGCAAGCTGCCAGTGTTTTCATGGGGCCTGCTTTATCCCGGGAGTCTGGACATCTGTCTCTGAGCTTCTCTGTCTGTCCACACAAGGGGAGCCCCTTCCCTAGGCCATCGTTGGGTCCAAGGCCATCAGATGAAACAGAAGCTCTCTCCCAAGGCACTAGTCAGAGTCTCCACAAGCTCGCCCTGTGCTGAGCTCCCTGCACGTGGCCTGTGGACCCAGTCCACCCCTTTAGCTGCCCACCTGAACCATGGGAGGAAAGCAAGGCCCCCACGACCCAGGCTAGCGTGCCGGGCGTCCTTCTCGGATGGCCTTTGTCATCTCTTCACAGCTGGAAAAATGAGCAGCCCCTGTTGTAAGTGACAAGTGAGATGGGGCTGGGGGCCTTTCCCCCTCGGACTCCATGAGGGACGGCAACGGCGAAGAAGTCTGCTGGCCTCCTTCCAGTTCAAGGCGGTCTTCAGGGCCAGGGGCTGCCCCATGGTCCTGCCTTCATGCCTGCGAgtgggcctggggcctggccgAGGAAAGGGGCGGCCGCCTGGGCCACCACCCCAGGCCAGGGAAGGCCGAGTCTCCTGACAGCCTCGTTCCTGGCAGGCTGGCCGCTGCAGCAAGACGGCAGCTGGGACGgtccaaaaataaaacccagttcCAGTGCTTTCCTGTGCGGTCTCAGGGCGGCCTCCGTGTGTGTGGCTGTGCGCACGTGGGGTCAGGACTTCGCTCACGTCCTTCTTCCACGTCGTTACCGAATCACCTGCGCGCCCCTGCGCTGGACCAGGCCGCTGTCTGGAGGGACCGAGGTGGTTCCTGGGGGGAGGTCAGGGTTTGTGAATTTCTTTCGCTGAGGAGCTCTTGGTTCAAATTCAACCTTCTTCAAGGGGCCCATAGATGAGACAGGGGAGGGGCTGTCCCAGGCAAGCTCTAGACAAGGGACAAGGTGTTCTAGAACCCCCTTCTGAGACTACAGCGTGATTACAGAGTAACACATGAGTGCTGTTCTCAAATGCCCTCCCCTCTTCCAGCCTGACTCTGGGCAGGCCTTGTCCTCCGGCCAGGGGCAGGATGTGTGAGTTTCCTGGGGCTTCTCTAACAAGTGACCACAAACTGGAGGGGCTTAAGACCATGGACATTTATTCTTtcccagctctggaggccagaagccccAGATCAAGTCTGAGGGCAGGGCTGACTCCTTCTGGAAGGTTCTGAGGGAGAAACCATTCCTGGGCTTCTTGGCAGTTTGGGGCCCTCCTGGGGTCTGTGGCAACCCTTGGCTCGGGACTGCGTTTCTCCGATCTCTGCCTCTGTTGTGACAGGACTTTCTTCCTGTGTGTCTGCCTTTTCTTCTTATAAGATGCCactctttgggggcacctgggtggctcagtgggttaagccgctgccttcggctcaggtcatgatctcagggtcctgggatcgagccccacatcgggctctctgctcagcagggagcctgcttctcactctctctctgcctgcctctctgcctacttgtgatctctctgtcaaataaataaaatctttaaaaaaaaaaaaaagatgccactCTTTGGATTAAGGTCACCCGTATCAAGCATGATATCCTCTTAACTAATTACAGcccaatttccaaataaggttccattctgaggttctgggtggacATCAACTTTGGGTGGCACTGTACCCCAGGACAGCTGAGCACAAGTAGGGGCGGGCAGGTGGGGCTGCTGGGGAGCCTTTGGCAGTCTGATGTGTCCCAGCCACACGGCGCGGCTCTGCTGGGGACAACACAACCGGCACAGGCTGCCAGTGGGACTCCCTTGCAACCCTTGGCATGGCCCCAGCTGCTCTGGGATCAGGCTAAGCTTCAGCTAAGCACAGGACAACCTGGGGGTCTCTGGGGCCAGGCCTCGGCCTTCCTagaaagggacagagagcaggaggtCAGGTACAACGTCCCCATGGGCCCTTCGCCTTGCCCTGGCGAGGTACTTGCCCTGGGTCAGGTTTGGGACCTCATCCGACCCTACCAACAGCCCCCCACCAGCTTTCTGGTCACACATCACTTCTCTCAAGTCACCTCCTGCAGAACACCTTACCCTCTGAGGCTGGAAGGAAGACCATGGGCCCTTTGTCAGGCCCTTTGAGGCAATTCATTGGCCGGTGGGGACTCTGGGACTGGCCAGTCTCCTCAGGCGGGTTGTGGAGGGAGGTTGGGGACTCTGCCTGACCCAGCCCGCTCACTCAAGGCCAGGTGGGTAGGAggcagctgagcagagaggctggtgggggaggtggaggaaTCTTGGGCACTGCTCCTCCCTGGGGCCCCCTGTTTTGGGCAGGCATTCCTGGGACTGGCCAGGTCCGGCCTGGGGCGCTTCACAGCAGTCTCCCAGGAAGGACCTAGGTCCTGTTCCTGGCTCCCAGCCCGTGACCAGCGGGCCTTTGTTTCCAGAGCGATGAATGATATTGGGGACTATGTCGGCTCTAACCTGGAGATATCCTGGCTCCCCAACCTGGATGGCCTGATGGAGGGCTACGCTCGCAACTTCCGGCCAGGCATCGGAGGTGAGGGCGGCCGGTGGGGACACGGGTAGACTCCTGCGTCCAGCAGCGCGTGCGAGCCTTGCTGGCTCTGAGATGGCTCCCCTGAGGGTGCATCTGTGGTCCCCAAGGAGTGTGTCAGATTTTGACAGCTAGCCCCTCCAGGGAGACAGCCAGGAGGCTAGATCTTCTCAGTATCTCATCACAGAGCGTCGCCAGCACGGTCCTCCCCGCAAAGTCCTGTCCTGCCTGCCGGCTTTCAGTGGGTGGACAGCCTGGCTTCAGCTCCTTCCTTGCAGGGCCCCCTGTGAACGTGGCCCTCGCCATCGAGGTGGCCAGCATCGACCACATCTCGGAGGCGAACATGGTAGGTGCCGGCCACGCTCTGCCGCACCCCTGCCCAGGGCCCCCGGGGCAGGAGCCGGGCTGATGGCCAGtggccctccctgccttcccctgcaGGAGTACACCATGACGGTGTTTCTGCACCAGAGCTGGCGCGACAGCAGGCTGGCCTACAACCACACCAACGAGACTCTGGGGCTGGACAGCCGCTTCGTGGATAAGCTGTGGCTCCCAGACACCTTCATTGTGAACGCCAAGTCCGCCTGGTTCCACGACGTGACGGTAGAGAACAAGCTCATCCGGCTGCAGCCCGACGGGGTGATCCTTTACAGCATCCGGTGAGGACCTGTCCCCAGCAAGAGGCCCCGCCAGGAGCCagcttggggcggggggggtggggtggggtgggtccGGAGCCTCTGGTCGCCAGAACCGCTGAACCCATGGCAGCTGCAGAGGGGGCGGCGGGAAGCCCGCAGGTGCAGCTTTTTGGCCAACACGGtgcctttctgttttctctgcgGGGGTGagattcacataacataaaattcaccatttctaTGCGAATGATTCTGTGGCATTCAGTAGATTCGCAgtgttgtgcaaacatcacctcTGTCTGATTCCAGAACGTCTCATTCCCCGAAAAGGAGACCCCGGGCCCCTGAGCAttccctcaccaccccccccgAACCTGCTTTCTGCCCATTCTGCACATTTCACGTCGAGTGAGTCATGCGCGACGTGTCTTcgtgtctgcttcctccttccagcAGTGTTTCTGGTGTTGCCCGTGTTGTGACGTCCCTTCTGTGGCTGAGTAGCGTTCCGTGGCCTGGTGCCCCCTCCTGCGTTCAGGAGCCCTGGGCGGCTCCACGTGTCGGCCATCGTGGATCGGGCCGCTGTGAACATGAATGTCCACACATTTGTTTCCACACGTGCTTCTGACACGTgccttttaaaaacagcattagTTGCCAACCAGGAGATTTATGTAAGAGTCTAAATTCTTCTGGAGAGTCAGAACGTTCGGCGGCCCCGGCCTCTTCCCACACTGCCCGGTCGGCGGGAACGCCCAGAGGCTGTCCTTCAGCGCAGGTCGGGTGCTCGGGCACCCTTGTCTTCCAAGCCCCCCGCCCCGGCTTAGCCAAATGCTTAGGCATTTGGAAGGACGAACAAAGTGACAGGAGCCCAGCTGCAATTCCCGAAGGAAGAGCCAGGAGTGTCTGTCCGTGGACCGCGGCGGTCCGTGCGCCCCCCGCTGGGGCCAGCGTCTCGCCGACAGAGCCCCAGAGGCTGTTCGGCCCCCCTCGCTGGACGGGGCccccgggtgggggcgggggcaggagaagcaggatggCGGGCACCGGCCTCCCTCCCGGAGACCTCACCAGCACGTTGTCTGGGCAGAATCACGTCCACGGTGGCCTGCGACATGGACCTGGCCAAGTACCCCATGGACGAGCAGGAGTGCATGCTCCTCCTGGAGAGCTGTGAGTGCCTCCGGCCGCCGGCCGCTCCCGACTCTGCTGGGGAGGGGCCGGGCACGCGCACCGTCAGGGGCCATTGCGGATGACCTGGCTTGGGGACCGGGAAGCATCTGGGCCCCGTGGAGTCGAGGCCGAAGGGAGGGAGCCGCAAGGCCTGAGACCCTCGTCCCGGGGCAGTGCCTTGCCGGGGACAGGCGGGTGTGGAGCCCAGACGAGGCACGTGTCTGTATCACGCGGTCTGCAGGACAGCCGCGGTGGGTCACCCAGAGATGGTGACCTGCCCTGTCCGCCTGCCTGGGGTGCTGGGCGCGGCCGCAGGCCTTCTCACCCCTGGCCGGGTCTTCTCGTGCTGTCCCCTGTCGCTGCTGCGCCGGCTCCCCAGGTGCACGGGGCGCTCctgctgggggctgctgggggctgccgggggcgggggtgcgAGGCTCCGCTGCCCGCCGGGGCTCTCCCGCAGACGGCTACTCGTCCGAGGACGTGGTGTACTACTGGTCGGAGAACCAGGAGCGGATCCACGGGCTCAACGAGCTGCACCTGGCCCAGTTCACCATCACCAGCCACCGCTTCACCGCCGAGCTGAGGAACTTCAAATCCGGTAACACGGCTTCTCCCCACGAGCCGGCTTGCGGGTTTCTGGCCCCTCCAGCAAAGCTGACAGCTGGCCCTCGGGATCCCCGAGGAGACACTGGAAAACCACGGATGGGCACAGGCCGCACCCGGGGACTCTGGACACCACAGTGTGGACGGCCGTCAGGTTTTCTCGGCCTTGTTCCTCcggcctctgctgctccctggaGGCGGCAGCCCCTGGGGTTTAGGAGACATGAGGGGCCAGGGCGTCAGGggcctcctggggctgctgtgtcTCCTGgtccttcctgccccttcccagctcctGCCGCCCCGTCGCTGGTGCCAGTGAGCCCAGCTGGCCCTCTCCTTTCGTCTGGCTGTGCCCCGAGGAGGGCCAGGAGAGCTGGGCTGGCCGCACGGCTGGGGTAGGAGCCTGGGCCAGTGTGGACCCGGAGCccatctcctctcctttctctgggcGGCCCTGCAGGGAGCCGGCCTCCCTCCAGGACGAGGGCCTGGGCAGGGGAGACCCCTGACCCATCAGGCTGtgtgggggaggtggtgaaggccGGGGTCTGGGGCTCACAGGGGCCCCTCTGCCCGAACGCCACCGCGTGTGTGAGGCGGGTCCCAACCCGGAGTGCTTCCCCGACAGCCGGCCAGTTCCCCCGGCTCAGCCTGCATTTCCGCCTCCGGAGGAACCGCGGCGTCTACATCATCCAGTCCTATATGCCCTCCGTGCTCCTCGTCGCCATGTCCTGGGTCTCCTTCTGGATCAGCCAGGCGGCGGTGCCGGCCAGGGTGTCTCTAGGTACGGGGCCCTGACCTTTCCTCGGAGGGAGAGGGCCGAAGGGCAGGAGCCCAGAAATAGGACCCCCGCCCTGCCAGCCACGAGCCCGGGCCTCGTCTCCCAGCCCCATGTTCCCAGCTGTCCTGGGCCCATGGCCAGCTGGGCCAGGTCCGGTCAGAGGAGTCTGACCTGCActtgggccaggggtgggggtacAGGGAGGTGGCGGGGGCCCCAGcgctcacccccctccccagcaggtATTACCACGGTGCTCACCATGACCACGCTGATGGTCAGCGCCCGCTCCTCCCTCCCGCGGGCCTCGGCCATCAAGGCCCTCGATGTGTACTTCTGGATCTGCTATGTCTTCGTGTTTGCCGCGTTGGTGGAGTACGCCTTCGCCCACTTCAATGCTGACTACCGGAAGAAGCAGAAGGCCAAGGTCAAGGTcaaagagcagaaagcagaggtgaGGCTGAGCCTGCTGGCTCCCTCGTGTCCAGGGTCAAGGACAGCCTCCCCGACACCCTCCCAGTGGCCCCCAGTCCCCACTCCCTCTAGCCCCAACATGAAGAGGCAGCATTGCTGGGGCCCCTTGTCCCGGGACCTGCTCAGgaccctctgccccctgctctggGGAGGTCACTTGCAGCCCCCGGCGCAAAAGAGCAGGTCCAGACTCTGGCCCATTCTGCGGCCGGACACGGGAGGACTTAGgccctggcccaggctggggtCCTGGTGTGGGGAGCCGGCCCTGGGCTCAGCCCTGTCTCCTTCCCCGCCACGCCCCGCCGTGCAGCTGGACGTGAAGAACGCCATCGTGCTCCTCTCCCTGTCAGCCGCCGGTGCCACCCAGGAGCTGGCCGTGTCCCGCCGGCACTGCCGCGGGGCTGGGAACCTCATGGGCTCCTACAGGTGTGTGGAGATGGAGACCGGGCAGGCTGAGAGGCCGGGGGCGGGCCGCTCGGGGGGCCGGGGAGGCCTCCGTGCACTTTTCAAGCCCATCGACGCCGACACCATTGACATCTATGCCCGCGTGGTGTTCCCGGCGGCCTTCGTGGCCGTCAACGTCCTCTACTGGGCGGCCTATGCCATGTGAGGCCGGAGGTGAGGCCTCGCCTGTCCTGGAGCCCGCAGCGGCTGGGGAGAGGCTCTTGGGCTGATCTGCCTGTTTCGAGGAGGCATGACAACAGGCCCCATAAAACGAGAGGAGAGCCTTGGCCTCGCTGAGGACCCCAGACTCTGTCCCCACCGGCTCCTGCAAGACCACCCCGGGGCTCTCCCACACACCCTTCCTGCGGACCCCTGGCCTGGCCCCTCCTGGACGGCAGACccagcctgacctggggctgagTCAcacaggctcagggccctggaggAACTCTGCGTTCAATTCAAAAAACCATCCCGATTCTAGGCATTTGTGCTGTGGGCCTGGGACCAGGTCCTGGAAGACTGGGAATGGGCGGGGCCGCTTTCTCGGTGAGACGGTGGAGAAGGGCATCCGTGGGCCTTCGGTCCCAGCATGAAATAAAACGGAGCCTTTGGCTGCTGGCTGTGTTCTCTGTCGCTGGGGCTGAGCTGCAGCCGTGACCTCGCTGACTGGAGAGCCGTTCTCTAGCTGTGGGCTCCCTGGGCTCCGGACCGAGAGACTTGGAGCTGTGTCCCCCCAGGCGAGCCACGTGGCCACATCCTTGGGCAttagcgggaggggcagaggtgcaGGGACCTGGAGAGGGTTGAGGAGTCAGTCACACCTCACCTTAATCTCTTGGACCCGTGGCCAGGGCGCCACTGTGCTGTCTTCTCGGACGTGGTGATGGGTGAAGGGGGGTCACTGAGCCCCACAAACACCGCTCAGCTCCTTCTCATCTCTGCTGCCACCGTGGACGTGGGGTGACAGGGCTGCAGCTGGTGATGCGGGTTTCTGGTCGTCGGAGATCTGAGTTCGGGGGTCCAGATTTTCCGTGGCACCAACAGAGCATGTCATCACCACAGAGGCCGGCAGGGGGGGGAGCAGTGGTTGCTACAGAGCTGGGATGGCCGGCTCCCAGGGCCAACATCAGCCGTGGGCATGCCGTGCTGTGGTCAAGGTGGCAGCCAGGCAGCTGCCCAGCTGGCCCCGTGGTGCCCCTCCTGGTGGGCCCCCCAAGCCACCTCAAGGGGAGCACGACGGTGACGAGGCGTGAATCAGGTGGTCTGCCATCGGCCTCCGACACACAATCTGCTCAGGGGTCTGCAGCGTCTGGAGGCCTCGGGGACAGGATGCTAGCAGGTGCTTAGTCCCAAAGGGCTTCGTTGGCAGAGTGACCACTGAGTGTCCAGCACAGCCCTGCAGGTAGCGGCTTCCCCAAAGACCCGGCCACGTCAAGGACAAAGAAGGGCGTTGGCCCATCGGGACAGACCACAGCCCAGCCTGAACGCCTTCCAGCCGcccccccccagctccccctccttctccccctccagctccagctccttcTCTAGCTCCAAGGCCCCTCGACTCCTAAATGCCCCTGCTGGTACGCGGGGCTGCTACTTGTCCGCCGCCGTCAAGAGCTGGGCTGCAGAGCTTGGCAGAGTTGTCccagggggtggggctggccaAGGAGCAAGACCTCCAGGACCCAGTGTGACCAGAAGCTGCACATGGAGTGGGCCTGGGGGCAGACGGAGAGCAGGCGGCTGCACAGCCGCCGAGCTGGAACCTGGGTCCCCAGAGCTAGGGATCCGGGCCGCCTCAGgacagcagggggtgggggggcagccaAGCCTGGCCGGCTCCGTAAACAGTGACACCCAAGGGAAGGGGCCCCTTTCTCCCTTGTCCCCTCAGCACCTGGTCTGCGTGATGCCGTGCAggtcctgccccctcctccttgGCGCCTGGAGAactgcctggggtggggtgttCCAGCCCCAGAAGGGCAC
Protein-coding regions in this window:
- the GABRD gene encoding gamma-aminobutyric acid receptor subunit delta, with translation MDTLIGLLPPLLLLCAQQPRGARAMNDIGDYVGSNLEISWLPNLDGLMEGYARNFRPGIGGPPVNVALAIEVASIDHISEANMEYTMTVFLHQSWRDSRLAYNHTNETLGLDSRFVDKLWLPDTFIVNAKSAWFHDVTVENKLIRLQPDGVILYSIRITSTVACDMDLAKYPMDEQECMLLLESYGYSSEDVVYYWSENQERIHGLNELHLAQFTITSHRFTAELRNFKSAGQFPRLSLHFRLRRNRGVYIIQSYMPSVLLVAMSWVSFWISQAAVPARVSLGITTVLTMTTLMVSARSSLPRASAIKALDVYFWICYVFVFAALVEYAFAHFNADYRKKQKAKVKVKEQKAELDVKNAIVLLSLSAAGATQELAVSRRHCRGAGNLMGSYRCVEMETGQAERPGAGRSGGRGGLRALFKPIDADTIDIYARVVFPAAFVAVNVLYWAAYAM